Proteins encoded together in one Lutra lutra chromosome 4, mLutLut1.2, whole genome shotgun sequence window:
- the CIART gene encoding circadian-associated transcriptional repressor, producing MDSPASVSSCSSYSLSSSFSTSPVNSDFGLPSDSEGEDKGTHDPRSHPVGQRGGSRPSPGPIRCRQRPKVFSNQHTVSHLEQRGLASPLAGSGVKRSRDGELQPNINIQGCTTEGDLLFAQKCKELQGFIRPLTDLLNGLKMGRFERGLSSFQQSVAMDRIQRIVGVLQKPQMGERYLGTLLQVEGMLKTWFPHIAAQKSSSGNSRHQLTKHFPSHHSSSAASSPTLPMEKMGQTQLGRLLLKPKQPWHLTEWPTMHLTWIHTTPICNPPLSSPGTISFSHGPLGTGASIGVILFVQHGVQPFTHSAPATPVPPTTVSPVISGDPKKLSGDGPHCHRLPVTVPPDWGCTRSGPSLPTMAREMTVGHLEQQRSHPSVAPDVHSLNP from the exons ATGGATTCTCCAGCTAGCGTTTCCTCCTGttcttcctactctctctcttcctctttttccaccTCCCCAGTGAACAGTGACTTTGGCCTCCCCTCCGATAGCGAGGGGGAGGACAAGGGGACCCATGACCCCAGGTCCCACCCTGTCGGGCAAAGGGGAGGTTCTAGGCCCAGCCCTGGTCCTATTCGCTGCAGGCAACGGCCCAAGGTTTTCAGCAACCAACATACAGTATCTCACTTGGAACAGCGGGGCTTGGCATCTCCTTTGGCAGGATCTGGGGTCAAAAGATCAAGAGATGGTGAATTACAGCCCAACATAAACATCCAGGGTTGTACCACAGAAGGAGACCTGCTTTTTGCTCAGAAG TGTAAAGAGCTTCAAGGATTCATTCGCCCTCTCACAGACCTACTGAATGGGCTGAAGATGGGTCGATTTGAGAGGG GATTGAGCAGTTTCCAGCAGAGTGTGGCAATGGATAGAATCCAGCGTATTGTAGGTGTTTTGCAGAAGCCACAGATGGG GGAACGTTACCTAGGAACCTTGCTACAGGTAGAAGGGATGTTAAAGACTTGGTTTCCTCACATAGCTGCTCAGAAGTCATCATCGGGTAATAGCAGGCATCAGCTGACCAAG CATTTTCCAAGCCACCACAGTTCCTCAGCTGCTTCCTCTCCTACACTTCCCATGGAAAAGATGGGCCAGACCCAGCTAGGACGTCTACTGTTGAAACCAAAGCAGCCTTGGCATCTCACTGAATGGCCAACTATGCACCTGACTTGGATCCACACCACTCCAATTTGCAACCCCCCCCTCAGTTCCCCAGGTACCATTTCCTTTAGCCATGGTCCTTTAGGCACTGGAGCCAGCATTGGTGTTATCCTTTTTGTCCAGCATGGAGTCCAGCCCTTCACCCACTCTGCCCCAGCCACTCCAGTTCCACCCACTACAGTGTCTCCTGTCATCTCTGGTGATCCTAAGAAACTCTCTGGAGATGGACCTCATTGCCACCGTTTGCCAGTAACTGTGCCACCAGACTGGGGCTGTACCCGATCTGGGCCTAGTCTACCCACCATGGCCAGAGAGATGACTGTGGGACATCTAGAGCAGCAGAGAAGCCATCCTTCAGTTGCTCCTGATGTCCATTCTCTCAACCCCTAA
- the C4H1orf54 gene encoding uncharacterized protein C1orf54 homolog isoform X3, which translates to MDVLFVAILAVQLILGQEYEDEKGLEEDDYYQVIYYYTVTPNYDDFGANFTVDYSMFESEDRLNRLDKEVREAAETTISHETEGADTQKPETVKPMTTEPEKEGCYNSFDGDLGRGNWKINK; encoded by the exons ATGGATGTCCTCTTCGTAGCCATCCTTGCTGTGCAACTTATCCTAG GACAAGAATATGAGGATGAAAAAGGACTGGAAGAGGATGATTATTATCAGGTGATCTATTATTACACAGTGACCCCCAATTATG ATGACTTTGGTGCAAATTTCACTGTTGATTACTCCATGTTTGAATCTGAGGACAGACTG AACAGGCTGGATAAGGAGGtaagggaagcagcagagactACCATTAGTCATGAAACAGAAGGTGCAGACACTCAGAAGCCAGAAACAGTGAAACCAATGACAACGGAACCA gAGAAAGAAGGCTGCTACAACTCTTTTGATGGGGATTTGGGAAGAGGAAAttggaagataaataaatga
- the C4H1orf54 gene encoding uncharacterized protein C1orf54 homolog isoform X2 yields MDVLFVAILAVQLILGQEYEDEKGLEEDDYYQVIYYYTVTPNYDDFGANFTVDYSMFESEDRLNRLDKEVREAAETTISHETEGADTQKPETVKPMTTEPSPDLNDAVSSLQSPVPLLLSWALVQGGIYFM; encoded by the exons ATGGATGTCCTCTTCGTAGCCATCCTTGCTGTGCAACTTATCCTAG GACAAGAATATGAGGATGAAAAAGGACTGGAAGAGGATGATTATTATCAGGTGATCTATTATTACACAGTGACCCCCAATTATG ATGACTTTGGTGCAAATTTCACTGTTGATTACTCCATGTTTGAATCTGAGGACAGACTG AACAGGCTGGATAAGGAGGtaagggaagcagcagagactACCATTAGTCATGAAACAGAAGGTGCAGACACTCAGAAGCCAGAAACAGTGAAACCAATGACAACGGAACCA AGTCCAGATCTGAACGATGCTGTATCCAGTCTGCAGAGTCCTGTTCCCCTCCTCCTGTCCTGGGCCCTCGTTCAGGGGGGGATATATTTCATGTAG
- the C4H1orf54 gene encoding uncharacterized protein C1orf54 homolog isoform X1, producing the protein MDVLFVAILAVQLILGQEYEDEKGLEEDDYYQVIYYYTVTPNYDDFGANFTVDYSMFESEDRLNRLDKEVREAAETTISHETEGADTQKPETVKPMTTEPQSPDLNDAVSSLQSPVPLLLSWALVQGGIYFM; encoded by the exons ATGGATGTCCTCTTCGTAGCCATCCTTGCTGTGCAACTTATCCTAG GACAAGAATATGAGGATGAAAAAGGACTGGAAGAGGATGATTATTATCAGGTGATCTATTATTACACAGTGACCCCCAATTATG ATGACTTTGGTGCAAATTTCACTGTTGATTACTCCATGTTTGAATCTGAGGACAGACTG AACAGGCTGGATAAGGAGGtaagggaagcagcagagactACCATTAGTCATGAAACAGAAGGTGCAGACACTCAGAAGCCAGAAACAGTGAAACCAATGACAACGGAACCA CAGAGTCCAGATCTGAACGATGCTGTATCCAGTCTGCAGAGTCCTGTTCCCCTCCTCCTGTCCTGGGCCCTCGTTCAGGGGGGGATATATTTCATGTAG
- the APH1A gene encoding gamma-secretase subunit APH-1A, producing the protein MGLRQGFVPSSASVEEVARTCIWGFGVPPPLPRGPGVTLHRAPHGVASPPQADSPAGVLPPSTPLGQAFHSAPCCSAMGAAVFFGCTFVAFGPAFALFLITVAGDPLRVIILVAGAFFWLVSLLLASVVWFILVHVTDRSDARLQYGLLIFGAAVSVLLQEVFRFAYYKLLKKADEGLASLSEDGRSPISIRQMAYVSGLSFGIISGVFSVINILADALGPGVVGIHGDSPYYFLTSAFLTAAIILLHTFWGVVFFDACERRRYWALGLVVGSHLLTSGLTFLNPWYEASLLPIYAVTVSMGLWAFITAGGSLRSIQRSLSCRRQEDSRVMVYSALRIPPED; encoded by the exons ATGGGGCTGCGACAGGGGTTTGTTCCCTCTTCGGCTTCCGTAGAGGAAGTCGCGCGGACCTGTATCTGGGGTTTCGgtgtcccccctccccttccccggGGTCCGGGGGTGACATTGCACCGCGCCCCTCACGGGGTCGCGTCGCCACCCCAAGCGGACTCCCCAGCTGGCGTCCTGCCCCCATCCACCCCTCTTGGCCAGGCTTTCCACTCCGCCCCCTGCTGCTCAGCCATGGGGGCCGCAGTGTTTTTCGGATGCACTTTCGTCGCTTTCGGCCCGGCCTTTGCGCTTTTCTTGATCACTGTGGCTGGGGACCCTCTTCGCGTCATCATCCTGGTCGCGGG GGCATTTTTCTGGCTGGTCTCCTTGCTCTTGGCCTCTGTGGTCTGGTTCATCTTGGTCCATGTGACCGACCGGTCAGATGCCCGGCTCCAGTATGGCCTCCTGATTTTTGGTGCTGCGGTCTCCGTCCTTCTACAGGAGGTGTTCCGCTTTGCCTACTACAAACTGCTTAA GAAGGCAGATGAGGGGTTAGCATCGCTGAGTGAGGACGGAAGATCACCCATCTCCATCCGCCAGATGGCCTATG TTTCTGGTCTTTCCTTCGGTATCATCAGTGGTGTCTTCTCTGTTATCAATATTTTGGCTGATGCACTTGGGCCAGGTGTGGTTGGCATCCATGGAGACTCACCCTATTACTTCCTAACTTCAG CCTTTCTGACAGCAGCCATTATCCTGCTCCATACCTTTTGGGGAGTTGTGTTCTTTGATGCCTGTGAGAGGAGACGGTACTGGGCTTTGGGCCTGGTGGTTGGGAGTCACCTACTGACATCGGGACTG ACATTCCTGAACCCTTGGTATGAGGCTAGCCTGCTGCCCATCTATGCAGTCACTGTTTCCATGGGGCTTTGGGCCTTCATCACAGCTGGAGGTTCTCTCCGAAGTATCCAGCGCAGCCTCTCGT gCCGCCGGCAGGAGGACAGTCGGGTGATGGTGTATTCTGCCCTGCGCATCCCACCCGAGGACTGA
- the CA14 gene encoding carbonic anhydrase 14 isoform X1: MLFFTLLLEVIWILAAEGGQHWTYEDPVLSNPTPPDSAERPVMSSVSVCADEGAGVERKPGPHGQDHWSASYPECGSNAQSPINIQTDSVTFDPELRPLQLHGYDQPSTEPLDLHNNGHTVKLSLPSTMYLEGLPRKYVAAQLHLHWGKTGSLGGSEHQINSEATAAELHIVHYDSDSYESLSEAAPKPQGLAVLGILIEVGETKNPVYEHILSHLHEIRHKDQKTSVPPFNVGELLPPRRDQFFRYNGSLTTPPCYQSVLWTVFNQRAQISVEQLKELHETLFSTEEEPSKLLVQNYRAPQPLNQRIVSASFIQVQSSYTTGEMLSLGVGILVGCLCLLLAVYFIARKIRKKRLGNRKSVVFTSAPATEA; this comes from the exons ATGTTGTTCTTCACTCTCCTGCTGGAGGTGATTTGGATCCTGGCTGCTGAAGGGG GTCAACACTGGACATACGAGG ACCCGGTTCTGTCAAATCCCACACCTCCGGATTCAGCAGAAAGGCCAGTGATGTCCTCAGTCAGTGTGTGTGCGGATGAGGGAGCTGGAGTGGAGAGGAAACCAG GCCCACATGGTCAAGACCACTGGTCAGCCTCTTACCCTGAATGTGGAAGCAATGCCCAATCCCCCATCAATATCCAGACAGACAGTGTGACTTTCGATCCTGAGTTACGTCCCCTGCAGCTCCATGGATATGACCAGCCTAGCACTGAGCCTTTGGACCTGCACAATAATGGCCACACAG TGAAACTCTCTCTGCCCTCTACCATGTATCTGGAGGGACTTCCCCGAAAATATGTAGCTGCCCAGCTCCACCTGCACTGGGGCAAGACGGGATCACTGGGCGGATCAGAGCACCAAATCAACAGTGAAGCCACAGCTGCTGAG ctcCACATTGTACATTATGATTCTGATTCCTACGAGAGCTTGAGTGAGGCTGCTCCGAAGCCCCAGGGCCTAGCTGTCTTGGGCATCCTCATTGAG GTGGGTGAGACCAAGAATCCAGTTTATGAACACATTCTGAGTCACTTGCATGAAATTAGGCATAAAG ATCAGAAGACTTCGGTGCCTCCCTTCAACGTGGGAGAGCTGCTCCCCCCACGGCGGGACCAGTTCTTTCGCTACAACGGCTCGCTCACCACACCCCCCTGCTATCAGAGTGTGCTGTGGACAGTCTTCAATCAAAGGGCTCAGATTTCAGTGGAACAG CTGAAAGAGCTTCATGAGACGTTGTTTTCCACGGAAGAGGAGCCCTCTAAGCTCCTGGTACAGAACTACCGAGCCCCCCAGCCTCTCAATCAGCGAATAGTCTCTGCTTCTTTCATCCAAG TGCAATCCTCCTATACTACAG GCGAAATGCTGAGTCTAGGAGTGGGAATCTTGGTTGGCTGTCTTTGCCTTCTACTGGCTGTTTATTTCATCGCTAGGAAGATCCG GAAGAAGAGACTGGGAAACCGGAAAAGCGTGGTCTTCACCTCAGCACCAGCCACAGAGGCATAg
- the CA14 gene encoding carbonic anhydrase 14 isoform X3: MLFFTLLLEVIWILAAEGGQHWTYEGPHGQDHWSASYPECGSNAQSPINIQTDSVTFDPELRPLQLHGYDQPSTEPLDLHNNGHTVKLSLPSTMYLEGLPRKYVAAQLHLHWGKTGSLGGSEHQINSEATAAELHIVHYDSDSYESLSEAAPKPQGLAVLGILIEVGETKNPVYEHILSHLHEIRHKDQKTSVPPFNVGELLPPRRDQFFRYNGSLTTPPCYQSVLWTVFNQRAQISVEQLKELHETLFSTEEEPSKLLVQNYRAPQPLNQRIVSASFIQVQSSYTTGEMLSLGVGILVGCLCLLLAVYFIARKIRKKRLGNRKSVVFTSAPATEA, translated from the exons ATGTTGTTCTTCACTCTCCTGCTGGAGGTGATTTGGATCCTGGCTGCTGAAGGGG GTCAACACTGGACATACGAGG GCCCACATGGTCAAGACCACTGGTCAGCCTCTTACCCTGAATGTGGAAGCAATGCCCAATCCCCCATCAATATCCAGACAGACAGTGTGACTTTCGATCCTGAGTTACGTCCCCTGCAGCTCCATGGATATGACCAGCCTAGCACTGAGCCTTTGGACCTGCACAATAATGGCCACACAG TGAAACTCTCTCTGCCCTCTACCATGTATCTGGAGGGACTTCCCCGAAAATATGTAGCTGCCCAGCTCCACCTGCACTGGGGCAAGACGGGATCACTGGGCGGATCAGAGCACCAAATCAACAGTGAAGCCACAGCTGCTGAG ctcCACATTGTACATTATGATTCTGATTCCTACGAGAGCTTGAGTGAGGCTGCTCCGAAGCCCCAGGGCCTAGCTGTCTTGGGCATCCTCATTGAG GTGGGTGAGACCAAGAATCCAGTTTATGAACACATTCTGAGTCACTTGCATGAAATTAGGCATAAAG ATCAGAAGACTTCGGTGCCTCCCTTCAACGTGGGAGAGCTGCTCCCCCCACGGCGGGACCAGTTCTTTCGCTACAACGGCTCGCTCACCACACCCCCCTGCTATCAGAGTGTGCTGTGGACAGTCTTCAATCAAAGGGCTCAGATTTCAGTGGAACAG CTGAAAGAGCTTCATGAGACGTTGTTTTCCACGGAAGAGGAGCCCTCTAAGCTCCTGGTACAGAACTACCGAGCCCCCCAGCCTCTCAATCAGCGAATAGTCTCTGCTTCTTTCATCCAAG TGCAATCCTCCTATACTACAG GCGAAATGCTGAGTCTAGGAGTGGGAATCTTGGTTGGCTGTCTTTGCCTTCTACTGGCTGTTTATTTCATCGCTAGGAAGATCCG GAAGAAGAGACTGGGAAACCGGAAAAGCGTGGTCTTCACCTCAGCACCAGCCACAGAGGCATAg
- the CA14 gene encoding carbonic anhydrase 14 isoform X2 gives MLFFTLLLEVIWILAAEGGQHWTYEGESRIQGLPLPLSHWDLFTCREDFFRVGPHGQDHWSASYPECGSNAQSPINIQTDSVTFDPELRPLQLHGYDQPSTEPLDLHNNGHTVKLSLPSTMYLEGLPRKYVAAQLHLHWGKTGSLGGSEHQINSEATAAELHIVHYDSDSYESLSEAAPKPQGLAVLGILIEVGETKNPVYEHILSHLHEIRHKDQKTSVPPFNVGELLPPRRDQFFRYNGSLTTPPCYQSVLWTVFNQRAQISVEQLKELHETLFSTEEEPSKLLVQNYRAPQPLNQRIVSASFIQVQSSYTTGEMLSLGVGILVGCLCLLLAVYFIARKIRKKRLGNRKSVVFTSAPATEA, from the exons ATGTTGTTCTTCACTCTCCTGCTGGAGGTGATTTGGATCCTGGCTGCTGAAGGGG GTCAACACTGGACATACGAGGGTGAGAGCAGAATCCAGGGCCTTCCGCTACCCCTTTCGCACTGGGACCTCTTCACCTGCCGGGAAGACTTCTTTCGAGTGG GCCCACATGGTCAAGACCACTGGTCAGCCTCTTACCCTGAATGTGGAAGCAATGCCCAATCCCCCATCAATATCCAGACAGACAGTGTGACTTTCGATCCTGAGTTACGTCCCCTGCAGCTCCATGGATATGACCAGCCTAGCACTGAGCCTTTGGACCTGCACAATAATGGCCACACAG TGAAACTCTCTCTGCCCTCTACCATGTATCTGGAGGGACTTCCCCGAAAATATGTAGCTGCCCAGCTCCACCTGCACTGGGGCAAGACGGGATCACTGGGCGGATCAGAGCACCAAATCAACAGTGAAGCCACAGCTGCTGAG ctcCACATTGTACATTATGATTCTGATTCCTACGAGAGCTTGAGTGAGGCTGCTCCGAAGCCCCAGGGCCTAGCTGTCTTGGGCATCCTCATTGAG GTGGGTGAGACCAAGAATCCAGTTTATGAACACATTCTGAGTCACTTGCATGAAATTAGGCATAAAG ATCAGAAGACTTCGGTGCCTCCCTTCAACGTGGGAGAGCTGCTCCCCCCACGGCGGGACCAGTTCTTTCGCTACAACGGCTCGCTCACCACACCCCCCTGCTATCAGAGTGTGCTGTGGACAGTCTTCAATCAAAGGGCTCAGATTTCAGTGGAACAG CTGAAAGAGCTTCATGAGACGTTGTTTTCCACGGAAGAGGAGCCCTCTAAGCTCCTGGTACAGAACTACCGAGCCCCCCAGCCTCTCAATCAGCGAATAGTCTCTGCTTCTTTCATCCAAG TGCAATCCTCCTATACTACAG GCGAAATGCTGAGTCTAGGAGTGGGAATCTTGGTTGGCTGTCTTTGCCTTCTACTGGCTGTTTATTTCATCGCTAGGAAGATCCG GAAGAAGAGACTGGGAAACCGGAAAAGCGTGGTCTTCACCTCAGCACCAGCCACAGAGGCATAg
- the CA14 gene encoding carbonic anhydrase 14 isoform X4 has translation MLFFTLLLEVIWILAAEGGPHGQDHWSASYPECGSNAQSPINIQTDSVTFDPELRPLQLHGYDQPSTEPLDLHNNGHTVKLSLPSTMYLEGLPRKYVAAQLHLHWGKTGSLGGSEHQINSEATAAELHIVHYDSDSYESLSEAAPKPQGLAVLGILIEVGETKNPVYEHILSHLHEIRHKDQKTSVPPFNVGELLPPRRDQFFRYNGSLTTPPCYQSVLWTVFNQRAQISVEQLKELHETLFSTEEEPSKLLVQNYRAPQPLNQRIVSASFIQVQSSYTTGEMLSLGVGILVGCLCLLLAVYFIARKIRKKRLGNRKSVVFTSAPATEA, from the exons ATGTTGTTCTTCACTCTCCTGCTGGAGGTGATTTGGATCCTGGCTGCTGAAGGGG GCCCACATGGTCAAGACCACTGGTCAGCCTCTTACCCTGAATGTGGAAGCAATGCCCAATCCCCCATCAATATCCAGACAGACAGTGTGACTTTCGATCCTGAGTTACGTCCCCTGCAGCTCCATGGATATGACCAGCCTAGCACTGAGCCTTTGGACCTGCACAATAATGGCCACACAG TGAAACTCTCTCTGCCCTCTACCATGTATCTGGAGGGACTTCCCCGAAAATATGTAGCTGCCCAGCTCCACCTGCACTGGGGCAAGACGGGATCACTGGGCGGATCAGAGCACCAAATCAACAGTGAAGCCACAGCTGCTGAG ctcCACATTGTACATTATGATTCTGATTCCTACGAGAGCTTGAGTGAGGCTGCTCCGAAGCCCCAGGGCCTAGCTGTCTTGGGCATCCTCATTGAG GTGGGTGAGACCAAGAATCCAGTTTATGAACACATTCTGAGTCACTTGCATGAAATTAGGCATAAAG ATCAGAAGACTTCGGTGCCTCCCTTCAACGTGGGAGAGCTGCTCCCCCCACGGCGGGACCAGTTCTTTCGCTACAACGGCTCGCTCACCACACCCCCCTGCTATCAGAGTGTGCTGTGGACAGTCTTCAATCAAAGGGCTCAGATTTCAGTGGAACAG CTGAAAGAGCTTCATGAGACGTTGTTTTCCACGGAAGAGGAGCCCTCTAAGCTCCTGGTACAGAACTACCGAGCCCCCCAGCCTCTCAATCAGCGAATAGTCTCTGCTTCTTTCATCCAAG TGCAATCCTCCTATACTACAG GCGAAATGCTGAGTCTAGGAGTGGGAATCTTGGTTGGCTGTCTTTGCCTTCTACTGGCTGTTTATTTCATCGCTAGGAAGATCCG GAAGAAGAGACTGGGAAACCGGAAAAGCGTGGTCTTCACCTCAGCACCAGCCACAGAGGCATAg